The sequence GGCTGCGACTAGTCCTTTCCTCGTTCTTTTGAGCTCTGGCGTCCGCCCCGGCGGATGCCCACCTTCACGCGCCCTTCGGGCGCCCAGCTCATACGAGGAAACTGACATGACTACCAAGACACTGAATCCCGCCGGACCCCAGATCAAGACCGCCCTTCCCGGCCCCAATGCCAAGCGCATTCTGGAGGGCGATGCGAAGTATCTCTCTCCGTCCTACACCCGTTCGTACCCGCTGGTGGCCAAGCGTGGCCGCGGCACCGTGATCGAGGACGTGGACGGCAACGAGTTCCTGGACTTCTCGGCGGGCATCGCCGTGGTTTCCACCGGACACTGCCACCCGGAGGTTGTGGCGGCCATTCAGAAGCAGGCGGCCGACCTGATTCACATGTCGGGCACCGACTTCTATTACGAGAACATGGTCACGCTGGCGGAGCGGCTTTCGCAGATCGCGCCCATGCGCGGCCCGCACCGCGTGTACTACGGCAACTCGGGAACGGAAGCGGTGGAGGCCGCCATCAAGCTGGCGCGCTATCACACCAGGCGCCAGCACATCGTCGCCTTCTTCGGCGCCTTCCACGGACGCACCATGGGATCGCTGGCGCTGACTTCGTCGAAGCCGCAGCAGCGGCGGCGGTTCGCTCCGCTGATGCCGGGTGTGACCCATGTGCCGTATCCCAACCTCTACCGGCGGCCGGCGGGGACCGACGCGGCGGAGTACGCGCGTGATTGCGCCCGCTTCATCGAACAGAAACTGTTCAAGACCATACTGCCTCCCGAGGAAGTGGCGGCCATCTTCGTCGAGCCTATCCAGGGTGAGGGCGGGTACGTGGTGGCGCCCACCGAGTTTTTGCAGGAGCTGCGGCGCATCTGCGATGAGCACGGCATCCTGCTGGTGGCAGACGAAGTGCAGTCCGGCTGTGGCCGCACCGGCAAGTGGTGGGCCATCCAGCATGCCGGCGTCGAGCCGGATATCGTCTGCAGCGCCAAGGGGATCGCCAGCGGCATGCCGCTGGGCGTGACGCTGACCCGCGCGGAAATCATGGACTGGGTACCGGGCTCGCACGCCTCCACCTTCGGCGGCAACCCGGTGTGCATTGCGGCCGCGCTGGCCACGCTCGACATCATCGAGCGCGAAGCCATGAAGAACGCGGCCGAGGTCGGCAAGCACATCCTCGACCGCATCTCCGAATGGCCGAAGAAGCACCCTATGGTGGGCGACGTGCGCGGGCGTGGATTGATGATCGGCGTGGAGATCGTCGCCGATCAGAAGACCAAGGCCGCGGCGCAGAAACAGCGCGATCGCATCGTGGAGCTGGCCTTCGACCGAGGTCTGTTGTTCTTGGGCGCCGGCGAAACCGCGCTGCGCATCGCCCCACCGCTGGTGGTCACTCGCGACCAAGCCGACGCGGCGATGGACGTGCTCGAGGAGTCGATCGCGATCGTCGAGAAAGAAGCGGGGAAGTAGCTCTCGGAGAATTGTCATTCCGGGTCCGCTGCAGCGGACCCGGAATGACAAAAACGCAAGCC comes from Terriglobales bacterium and encodes:
- a CDS encoding acetyl ornithine aminotransferase family protein gives rise to the protein MTTKTLNPAGPQIKTALPGPNAKRILEGDAKYLSPSYTRSYPLVAKRGRGTVIEDVDGNEFLDFSAGIAVVSTGHCHPEVVAAIQKQAADLIHMSGTDFYYENMVTLAERLSQIAPMRGPHRVYYGNSGTEAVEAAIKLARYHTRRQHIVAFFGAFHGRTMGSLALTSSKPQQRRRFAPLMPGVTHVPYPNLYRRPAGTDAAEYARDCARFIEQKLFKTILPPEEVAAIFVEPIQGEGGYVVAPTEFLQELRRICDEHGILLVADEVQSGCGRTGKWWAIQHAGVEPDIVCSAKGIASGMPLGVTLTRAEIMDWVPGSHASTFGGNPVCIAAALATLDIIEREAMKNAAEVGKHILDRISEWPKKHPMVGDVRGRGLMIGVEIVADQKTKAAAQKQRDRIVELAFDRGLLFLGAGETALRIAPPLVVTRDQADAAMDVLEESIAIVEKEAGK